A single Paratractidigestivibacter faecalis DNA region contains:
- the gatB gene encoding Asp-tRNA(Asn)/Glu-tRNA(Gln) amidotransferase subunit GatB has translation MKKLQEVLRDWEAVIGLEVHTELTALDTKMFCNCRLSHDDAPNTNVCPVCLGMPGALPVPNRRAIESIVMAGLATNCQIQKHSMFYRKHYFYPDMAKNFQTTQGPVAFCMYGHLDLEVSGEGAKERPDHVETGNVAPGGMEAAAPVVVDKAADGSYTTPIRIFRIHMEEDAAKMVHVGGEEGRIASATESLVDYNRCGTPLIELVTEPDLRTPEEARLFMEKLRQTFLTLGISDCSLENGSMRCDGNVSLRRRGTAGLGTKTELKNINSFKSLHDGLEYEICRQAEVLEEGGIIYQETRHWEPSRKRTIVMRVKETADDYRLFPDPDLAPFDLTDEFIEAARARIPELPDAKRDRYMADFGLKRADAAQLAADPKVADFFEKAVEGAPTKAVPTVANVMVNLVPSYDALNPTQVRSISALLAEDAITFAQAREVLDAVNGTEDDPERVVDERGLRQVTDTGALEPIVDEVLGRCADQVQQYHDGNKKVIGFLVGQCMKAAKGSGNPKLFNQLLAQKLG, from the coding sequence GTGAAGAAGCTCCAGGAGGTCCTGAGGGACTGGGAGGCCGTCATTGGCCTGGAGGTCCACACCGAGCTCACGGCTCTGGACACCAAGATGTTCTGCAACTGCCGCCTCTCCCACGACGACGCGCCCAACACCAACGTGTGCCCCGTCTGCCTGGGCATGCCCGGCGCGCTGCCGGTGCCCAACCGCCGCGCCATCGAGTCCATCGTCATGGCGGGCCTGGCAACCAACTGCCAGATCCAGAAGCACTCCATGTTCTACCGCAAGCACTACTTCTATCCCGACATGGCCAAGAACTTCCAGACCACGCAGGGTCCCGTCGCCTTCTGCATGTACGGGCACCTTGACCTTGAGGTCTCCGGCGAGGGCGCCAAGGAGCGCCCAGACCACGTCGAGACCGGCAACGTGGCCCCCGGCGGCATGGAGGCTGCGGCCCCCGTGGTCGTGGACAAGGCCGCGGACGGCTCCTACACCACGCCCATCCGCATCTTCCGCATCCACATGGAGGAGGACGCCGCCAAGATGGTCCACGTGGGCGGCGAGGAGGGCCGCATCGCCAGCGCCACGGAGTCGCTCGTTGACTACAACCGCTGCGGCACCCCGCTCATCGAGCTCGTGACCGAGCCCGACCTGCGCACGCCCGAGGAGGCGCGCCTCTTCATGGAGAAGCTCCGCCAGACCTTCCTCACGCTGGGCATCTCCGACTGCTCTCTGGAGAATGGCTCCATGCGCTGCGACGGCAACGTGAGCCTGCGCCGCCGCGGCACCGCCGGCCTGGGCACCAAGACCGAGCTCAAGAACATCAACTCCTTCAAGAGCCTGCACGACGGCCTTGAGTACGAGATCTGCCGCCAGGCCGAGGTGCTCGAGGAGGGCGGCATCATCTACCAGGAGACCCGCCACTGGGAGCCCTCGCGCAAGCGCACCATCGTCATGCGCGTCAAGGAGACCGCCGACGACTACCGCCTCTTCCCGGACCCGGACCTCGCGCCCTTCGACCTCACCGACGAGTTCATCGAGGCCGCCCGCGCCCGCATTCCGGAGCTGCCCGACGCCAAGCGCGACCGCTACATGGCCGACTTCGGCCTCAAGCGCGCCGACGCGGCCCAGCTCGCGGCAGACCCCAAGGTGGCCGACTTCTTCGAGAAGGCCGTGGAGGGCGCGCCGACAAAGGCCGTGCCCACCGTGGCAAACGTCATGGTCAACCTCGTCCCCAGCTACGACGCCCTCAACCCGACGCAGGTCAGGAGCATCTCCGCGCTTCTTGCCGAGGACGCCATCACCTTCGCGCAGGCGCGCGAGGTGCTCGACGCCGTCAACGGCACCGAGGACGACCCGGAGCGCGTGGTGGACGAGCGGGGGCTGCGCCAGGTCACCGACACCGGCGCCCTCGAGCCCATCGTGGACGAGGTCCTGGGCCGCTGCGCCGACCAGGTCCAGCAGTACCACGACGGCAACAAGAAGGTCATCGGCTTCCTCGTCGGCCAGTGCATGAAGGCCGCCAAGGGCTCCGGCAACCCCAAGCTCTTCAACCAGCTCCTCGCCCAGAAGCTGGGCTAG